CTGATCTGTTTGGTATGAATCTGTCCAGCTGATAGAAGAATAACAAAAAACCAACTCAGTATATTGAAAAACCCTAATTCTTAATGGCAGAGATGAATCGATTCTAAACAAACCCTAATTCTATGAAATGGTATTTGATTCTGAAGCAATTGAAAGAGGCAACTTACATTTTCCTTGGAATTTTTACGGGGAAGGAAGTGTTCTTGAAGAGGGCAACGAGCTTGAGCCTTCAAGTGCGTAGATGTGTTCATACCTGCATCCATTGTTAACACAACACACACAAAGAGAAAACAGACAAAACACACAAAGATAGAGGAAGCAAGACAGCGATGATATACGAATCAGATTAAAGATGTCAATTAAACGAAATTAAATCAAATACGAATCGAGTAAAGCAGTAAGATTGGAGAAGAGAGAGCGAAGAGTTGTTAGTTGAGTGATGAGAGCAGATTGAATTGATGGTGAAAGGTGTGAACTTGGGGAGGGTTTATTTATAGTAGTAGTTAGTAGTAGGCGACGGAgtcaaattagggtttttttcgCCTGTTCCCAATTCTCTCTAAACGGGAAGTTTGTAACGGCTATATCTCTTAGAGAGCCGTTGAATATTAAGAGACCCCCGTCAATGCCCCATCTCACAATGTTACTAAACCAATATTCTCCCAATAACCGAACCAATAGATTTGGTTCGATTCGGTTTAGCAAATATGCAAACTACCAAACACAAAAAGACTTCCGGTTATAGATTTTCTTTGCACCCAACCCAACACAACATACTAGTAGAGTAAACATTGCAAGTTTGCAACAAGACACTACATTATAAGACTAGGACAGCAAAAAGACAAAAGCTTTCACAATATTACACACTACAGAAGACAACACCTAGAGATTCTTACGTTAATTTCATGTACAAGTCATCTACACGACAGAGTATAGTAACCATTCTTGCTTGTGGTGTCAACCGTTGTTGCTACTATCCGCTTCTGCAGCACGGAAGATTTTAACATCGAGATGAAACGGTTTAACCTCGGGCTTGGCTGGCTCGAAGACGCATACATCACCTTCACACAAGTTGTTGTCTCTTACAAAAACCTTCCATCCCGTTGAAATCCCACCACGACCACTAGATCCATAAAAACTAAACTTCAATTGCCATTTTGTTTCACCCACCTGCATCACTATATCCTGAGATTCAGGAGACATGTACCTCGTGCTCCATTGGACAGGgatattctgttttttttttattgttgagaagaaaaaaaaagtgagataATAAGCATACTTGTAGTCCCAATAGTTGAAAAGCTGCAAAGGAGATTTTGAAGAAGACTGTACAATTTACCAGGTAGCACTTTGATACCACATGAGAGCGTTTCATGACCACCAAGAAACCTTTCGGTGAAATGGCTCTTTTAGCTAGAGACAAGGCTTTCTTTTTGCAAGTCTCACCTATTCTCTTTCTGCTACCAGATGAAACCATCTCCACATCTAAAGACATTGTATTAGAAACTAAAGCAAGGCGTAATCACTgagtaagaaaagaaaagagttcaTACCAGCTTTACTATCAAGATCACTGATACTTATTTGCCCTCTCATCTTCTTATAAACACCAATGGGGTACCTCCCTTCACTGATTGGCCCCTTACTAGTTGGAGATATTACAGGAATCTGACCAGAGTCTGTGCCAATATCAGAGTTAATACGTTCTTCTTGCTCAATACCAGTCCCAGGCACTACAGGTTCATGATTTAGCATTGTATCGATATCGATATCAATGAGATCATCTAGCTCATTACCAACTGGAGATGTTTTTACAGGTTGCTGCTGGTTCACAGTAATTTCAACATCATCATGGCTAATGTATCTCTTAGGAGATTTTGAAGAGGTTGCAGTGAAATCTGTAGCTCTGCTGGTCTTCTCTGCATGCCCACATTTCCTGACGAAATAAGAAGTGGGTTTCTCACATAAGGTGTCTCCATCGAAGATCAGTACTTCAAACTCAGATGCTCCGTTGAACTTGAAGACCAACAGATCGCTCTCATGGAGAGAATGGTCTTCCACAAACTTGTCCCACCCACAACGAAAAGCCAGAGTcttttcatcatcttcctctAACCCCACGTTGTACTTGGCGCCGCTTGGACTTTTGAGAGTCACAATCTTGGGAAGTTTCCTTTTGCAGTATGTGGAGAACTTTTTAGGTATTGCCTGCAAGATTATATACAAAGGGATCATCAAACTCAAGTGGTAATTTTGATGTAAACAGAGGATTCTCATTACTTAAAGCCTTAAGAACAAAGACAGGAATAGTTACTAAGAGAGGACAAACACTGTTAAGCTCTGTAACGTGTTTTCTACACAGAGAagcaaagaagaaggagagtggTTTCAGATTCAACGTACGAGGCGATTGTGAAAACCAGGAAGGAGTAGCTGAGAGAAATGAACTGTTTGGAAATGAGTCCAGTATAGCTGTTCTTCCCATCTCATGCAATCCTCGCAGTTCTcttccatcttcttcttgttctgttCTTGCCACCGGGCCAATATGAGTGGTTCTTGAGactgaataattttaaaaggGTTTTAGTGAAAACGACCATTTtaagttttagaaaataaaatactaagGATAATCCAAAAAGTTATGAAATGCTCAATGAATCATTGTTTCTGACACCAGGCGTTTCCATACCAAAACAAGTGTTTCATGGATCATCAAACCCAATAATAAATGGATTACAGCTTCATAACTTTAAACCAAAATACATTTACCATTTGTATCCATACAAACAATTATAAGTTATGGTGTGTAAGAACCAAGAGATTGAATGGTGTGTTAAAGAGTGGAaagaacgaaaaaaaaaataactgaaaCTGCGTTGAGCTCTTTGGGGACAATGGTAATATTGCAAAATCTCAAGagaagttttttattttatcaaatagaAACTACATACTGTGTCTCTCAATCTTTGTTACTCTTTGATCACCTCCTGCATGTGTTGTGCATAACTTCTTCCTGGTGGAATGAATATTACATCTTCCCAACCTGAATTCTTCTCGCTCCTCTACATTATCCATTCAATTCACATTTTATTAGATCACtcattttctgaattaaaatatttcagtttCTTTAAACAAAGAATAATATATACCTCCATTTTCCTCAAGACATCTTCCAAACTCCCAACCTGTGAAAGGACAAAAGACTATTAGTTCCATGGTGAAAAGGTAAAAACACTTTTAACATAACCAATGCTGTGAGGGTATGATATCTAAAGTTTTCCCTTTCTTACTTCCTCTGAAGATATggtattataaaaataaagcaTATTAAGCAGAATGAAAGCTGTAAATCAGTAATGCCGGTATTCTCACTTTTTAGTCAACCAAATGCTCTTGTCTCAAGGTAAGGAATATAATTACTGGCCTGTCAAATAGAAATCATTACCATAATTTGTTGATCTGCTCTTGATGCTCTTGTATACTTTGAAAGTTCCCTCTCTATATCTTCCTGAAAATGATCACAAGTAGAACTTGGTTATCAATCACAGTAAAGCAAAATTTTATCTGGCTCGCCTTTTGGCCTTTGAGAAACATTATTAGTATTGTTCAGAGTGCGAGAAGAAATGAACCAACCTTACTGAAATATACAGGGCAGTaacgtttattttttttcctcacAACAAGAAGCTCAGACTGCAGATGGAAATCAAGTGAAAACATAGCACAAACaccaaaactcttttttttttatagcagAGTAATAGCAGAAGCATCGAGTAGCCATCAAAACTACTAGTTTCTGAGCAGTAATACATAGCGAAAATAGACGGCCAAGCAAATGATTGGTATCTTAAGAGGAAGAAAATATTACCTGGAATACCGGAACTCCATCAAACCCATTCTTACTACTCGAAGACTTGAGCTGGAAACACAAGAAAATTGTTATCTTTTGGGATAAGACTACAAAGACAAATAACTAACTAGCAAATAAAAACCACAGGAGAAGTGTATGATGATGAAGCTCGTAGCATGAACCAACCTCCAATGCATTCTTAATTTGGATAGGATCCGGCAAGAAGCGAAAAGAAATCCCCTCAACTTTTAACAAGTAGACCTGTTTAACAAAACCCCCTGCTCCGTAAAACTTATGGGAGTGCATGATTCAACTACAAACAAACACATGAACGTAGTGGCTACCAGGAAGGATCAAACAAATACTTAATACACACAACTACTATTACAGAGCGCGACCCTGTTCATCTTTGATTAAGAACTCAATACACACTATTCCCCCACATTACAAAACCAAGTACATGAACAAGTTAGCTGAGACTGAACATCTAATCACATAAACTCGTAAGAAACAGAGACATAGTTCCGTTTCCAAATGTTTCAACTTCCAAGACAGTTTGAGCCAAACAATGGATACTGTAGACTGATGTAATGAAGTGATATATCTAAAAGGGAAAGAGGAACTAGTACCTGGTCCAGATTAATGGGAACAACCTTAGCATTGGCTTTCAACTCTCTTCTCCGGAGGCGCGCCTGAAGGGATGATATTTaaagaatcaaaaaaaaaatctcagaaaAATTCAGAAACTTTccgagccaaaaaaaaaacctgagcAAGAAAAGCTTCAGCATCCTCTTGTCGGAAACAGAGCAAACCGATAGACTTGTCTCCTGTTGGATCCGAGATGAGAACGAACTCGTTATTGGTGTTGCTGACCGTGAAGACCGACGTGCCAGCGAGAGCTTTAGCAACGTGGGACGGGTTCAAGGTTGCAGCGGTGGAAGAAGGCTTGGAGGACTGAGAGACGGAGGCGAagggcggaggaggaggagagaaacGTCTATTGGTTGTGGATTCTGCGAAGCGTTTGGTGGTGTCTTCGAATCGGGCGGAGAGGTCGGAGGCGAATCGGTTACAGTGGGTGTGAAGGAAAGAGGAGAACGAGAGGAAAGGATTGGGTTTTACTGATggttccatttttttctttggatttgcagaaagagagaagaggaaGCTTAGCTCATAAACTATGTTGGAGAAAGAGTGAAGAAGGCGAACATCTTATGGGCTTTATTTGGGCCTGACTCTTTTATTCGGCCTTTCCTTTTGCTGCATGTTGAAACCCATTCCTCGTAACTAGAGGCCTCTGAGTTCGGTTTGGATGATTCAATTTTTGATTAGTTCGGTTCacataaaatattatctaaCTGAACCAAACAAAAATCCCATCCTCTTTTTGGTTATTACAAATTTCTATCAAATagaaccattttttttttatttctgttaaattttagtttagtctggttaaaaattaagttttgttttgtttgaagtTTGGACATGCTTCGGTTTGGTATAATTTAGCATGATTTGGTTAGactttttaaaagtaaaattgaaCTAATTGGCAATCGAACAGAACTAATATCCGAAATTTTATCGAACTGAATTGAATCACCATTTTTGCAGGATTACTCGTAACCACTATCCTTTCCAACTTCTACACCACTCAAAACACATGAGTAACAAAAAGCTCAAGTCATTTGAAATACATGTAGATGACTACCCTTCCCCCAAAACTCTCCATATAAAATAGTATCGAAGTAAACAACACATCAAAGAAAAACACACATCAAAACAATATTATCAAACACAAAGTTTTGAAGTAAGAGATGAGGAACATTACTTCTAAAACAAGCAACATGTTAATGTTTGTCGCCATACTTTTAGCGGTGATTGCGTATCACGAGGGAGAAGCTATATCATGTTCGCAGGTAAACATGTTCTTAGCACCATGTTTGTCTTATCTAAGATCTGGAGGAAACCCCTCTCAACAGTGTTGTGGCGGGCTTAGCAGTCTAAAAGCCGCTGCGCCTGGGAAGGCAGATAGGCAAACAGCTTGTCAATGCTTGAAGAGTGTGTCTAACACAATCCCTGGAATCAACGATGACAATTCCAAACAGCTACCTTCTAAATGTAATGTTGATCTGGGTGTCCCTTTCTCTAAGAGCGTGGACTGTAACAGGTATAATACTATATTACCATGGTTATCATTTCTTTGGTCGGAATCTAGCAGTACACATCAAGCCCTCTACCTAGACAATCCTCTAATTGAcctttatttgattttgttgaGCAGCATAAACTGAAAAGAGGACTATGTATCAACGGCCATGGCAGCTATAATAATAAGTGGATGTCCTTAAAGAGCAAACGCATTATGAACAAAACAATGGATGATTCTGATATTAATCTCCTGATCTTATACTTTATACATGTAATCATATAGTTCTTGGCAAATAAAGTGTGAAAATTCCCACATTTATATATTCCTCAATCTCCTAGAACGCAGTATCAAAAAGATTCTGGTATCAGTCTCACATTACAAGAATTTGTTCAAAGATTCATGACGTTTGACAGAGTTGTAGTCATATTGAGCAAACATCAAATCCAAGagaacatattttatttactatgtGGTAAATTTTAGTATCAGTATTGGATGAAGCCCAAATCCTTCAACCAAGTTAGTATCTCCTCAAGACCTTCCCTTAGACTTCGAGGGCTATAACCAAGTTCCTGCTTAGCCTTGTCACATGAGTATGCCCATTGATGTCTCAGCACATTCACTGACTGCTCGCTcgttcacaaaaaaaaaaaaaaaaaaaaaaaaacattgcttAAGCCAAATAAGAGATATAATCTGTAATGACTAATGAATGTAACTGAAACTGACCGGAGGACTGATAACTGGAAGCTTTCCTGTAATCCGAGAGATCAGCACAGATAACCATCCGTATGCATCAATAGCCCATAAGGGAATGCTAAAGCTTGGCTTTTTGGTTCCAGTGATGAGTGCAGCCATGTCAAAGACGAGCTTGAAAGAAGCATTTTCACCGGTGAGCAAGTATCTTTCACCAAGCCTGCCTTTTTCCATTGCAGCAATATGGCCATCCACAACATCATCAACATGGCTGAAGGAGCATCTATCATTCCCGGAGCCGATATATCCAGGTAATCTCCCACTGAAACGCTCAATAATCTGGAAggaaaacatatacatatatatatatataatctcacTAACTATCCTTATAAGTTAAAACCGAATGCAAGACTTAGCCCACATATAAAGTGATCATGATAATCAAGTTCAGCTCTTACATCATATCATCATGTCAACCGCACTAATGTTGAGTTAGTATAAGTCTAGATTGAGAAACTTAGCAGATCAGTAAGAATCATTAGTTTGTTTCTACTCAATGTTCTGAAACTTATAACTTTATATCACTAAAACGGCAAGATTGAAATAACATGAAGAGAGTAGTCATGATACCAATTTGGCAACCATATTGCCTGAAGTGAGCTTGCCTGGACCATAGATAACACCAGGATAGAGCAAAACTATCGGCACGCCTTCAACCGCAGCATTCATGGCAATCTTATCAGCAGCAGCTTTAGATCTCTCATACTCAGTGCAGAAAAACCTCTCATTATGAACCTTTCACCCAAACACCAGATCAACTTTCAGAGACCAAATCAAAATGAAACACAACAAAGCAAACTGAGGAACATATCATCATACATACTTGATCCTCACTAGCAACAGATCCATCAGTAGACCCAAGTGCGAAGAACGAAGACGTGTAAATAACCCTCTGTACAGTCTTAGTCTCCTTAACTGCTTTCAAGACGTTCTTGAGTCCACCAACGTTGACCTGAGCTTCATAAATAACCCCCACCATTTAATATCACACCCTATGATCTAGAACCTATAAGTTAAGACGTGGAAGAAGAAACGCTTTACCGTAACGAATTTTGATGGATCAGGAAGCCAAGGCTCAACAAGAGCCGCCGCGTGGAAAACGATCTCGCAGCCGGAGCAAGCTTCCGTTAGCGAGCGGTAGTCCGTTACGTCTCCGTAAGCGAGCTCGAACGCGTCGCTCACTGGAGGCAGGGAAGTTACGTCGCTGGTGCGGCGGACCAAGGCGCGTACGGAGTGGCAGCGACGGAGGAGGGCGTGGCAGAGTCGTGCGCCTAAGTAACCAGAAGAGCCGGTGACCagtattttcattattttactttattagCTTGTGGGACAGACAGACAGAGAGATTACTGTAGATTTTTTGcgtatatatgatatttttatttggatgCTACTAACATCAAAAGACGCTTTTATCCTTCAGCTTTTGTTACGGTCGAGTTTAAGACGGGGGTAAAACAATCTTTTGTGTAAAAATCCTTTGGTTTGCATTAATTAATCGGTGTATGCATTACATACAAATCATGTTCGCTGTTCGGTAAGACATGGGTAAAACAGTCTTTTCCAGAATACTGtttcacatatttatttatttagttaattagCGATGTACTTATTAACTAAACAAGTTTGTGTTAATTCCACAACCGCGCTTTATACTGTTTTCGCTGCTGTTCGGTAAAAAtcgatataattttttatttgaagcTACGTCGCCACTGCAGACCTGATGTCTTGATATTGAAGCTATGTCGAAGAAGCTAAAATTAACCTTAGTAGCTTATTTGAATAAATTTCGCGGTGGTCTCCTAAAAGGTTGCGAGTTCGAATTGATTTAGCTTCTGATTTTAGCCTTTTTCTTAAATGGGATATgttgttttgttatattttcaCGTTTGGTGGCTATTTCAACCATTTTCATTTTCTCAGTTTGCTTCGGTGTTATGCGGAGACTGAGTGGGCAGCGTGGGCAGCGTGTGTGTGTGTTCTTTTATGTCCATGCAACAAATAAATCTATCTGATTTTTGTGATATGAATAATCAACGAAGATTCTTAACCTCGGGTGAACAAAAAATAGGTTATGTGGCTTAGTACAACATTCTCAAAGAGTTTTTTTTCTAGTGTATCTATTTCTTAGTTTATTAACTCCTCTGGAAATCTTATATGCATCGTGTATCGCATTGCTTTCTCTTATATATAGCTTGTTGAGAGTATGTCATCAAAGCCTTTTTCTTTGAAGTAGAAAGTAAAGTTAACGGAAGATGTTGCATTGAGATTTTAAAGCTTTTGAGAAGAGGATCTGTGAGACATATCAGTAGTTTATCAATAAAGTTATGACGATGACTCATTTGTTTTAATGGACTATATATAAACTGATGTATTTGGAAACCTactgaaattttatttcttaaccGGAGACCCCTACAAACCACTCATGACAAGCACAAGCTTGTAGACGGAGCGGAAGCATGGCCTTGGCATCAGTAACTAAGAAGGCTGCTGCACCAGAAAGAATAAGAAAACGTATTCTAAACTTATATAATATCTTAGCAAACACAAAGAAAACTAGGTATAAGATAGATCATAGGCTAGGAAACGTTTTTTAACATTTGGAATAGCTGAGTGCTTAGCACTATGCATTCTAAGCTTTCTAGAATACAGCAACAAAATACTTGTTCACTAactattttctttaataaaggTGAGACGAATATACTtaattttgaaggttttttatgtattatctttattttgtaagattttaagTTGTATTTTTCGGagattttataacatttttttctgaaaaatggCTTAATATTGAATAGTAGAAATTTTACAAGAAAATGGCACAACCATAGAATTCAAAATGAGAAAATAACCAAAGTAGTAGATAAGTGAGCAAAAAGTTTGGAAGCAGAAGTGGAGAACATAAGTGAAGAGAAGAATATTccctttttttgatcaaaaaaaaagtgaagagaagaatttttttttaaagtaagttttggtgtaattttaaaaatgtaagtttaaaaaaaaaaattaaagtaataaaatcaaaaattaagaAAGGTATTTTCTCGAAGCgtcataattttgaaattttccataAAACAGTACCTATTCCATtcatatcttattttaaaaagttaatttagACCTATTACTATTACATATATACAGCCCTGCATATATAATGCTTTGTAGTCCACGTATTGTATTACGTGACAACGATTTCCTTGTGTTTCTCTGAGGCCGAATCTTTTTGCTAGGGTTTTGCCTCGTGGAGATGGCTGACGCCAAAATTGAAGAGATAGTTTGTGAAGACAGAATCAGTGCTTTACCAGAAGATCTGCTTGTGACAATACTTTTGCATGTCCCGATTAAAGATGCAATTTCCACCATGATTTTGTCTAAAAGATGGTGCTTTATCTGGACGAGTCTGCCTAAACTTGAATATGATTTCTTTTCTGATAATGATGAAGATGACGATGATAAAGTTGttgatagtgatgatgatgatgatgagagcaAGATGACTAGTTGGTGTTTTTTTGATAAGTCAATGGAACTCCACAAAGCGCCTGTTTTAAAAACTTTGCTTATCAAACTTGGTCTTGGTCCGGGATGTTTTAGTGATACCGATGTCGAAAAGTGGATTGCAAAAGCTGTTGATGGCCGAGTGGTTGTGTTAAAATTCAAGCTTTCATGGTCCAACGGTCCAACCAGATTGCCTAAAAGCCTTTACACATGTGAAACACTCAAGAAACTAACTCTCTCTCACAAAATTCTTTTGGATTTCCCATCGTCTTCTTTACTCCCATCCCTCGAGTTTCTTGAACTTCTCTTTGTGGTCTATAAAGACGATGCTTCTCTTGATAGTTTTTTTTCGCATTGTCCAGTTCTTTATATTTTGGTGGTGAAACGAAACAGACGAAACAGGGATGataatataacaaattttaGTGTGAAAATTCCTTCTTTAGGAGGCTTATTCTATGTTAGTGATGAGATTATTTCCTCACTGCCAGATGAGGATGAGGTAGTAGATACCGGTAAGTGTTTAGCTATTGATACTCCGGCATTATTAGACTTAACCATCATTGATCATTCTGGAGACTCTTTCTCAATTGAGGATATGCCTTGTCTTGAGTTTGCATTAATCAATGTAAAGTCTTTCCCCAATATCGACAAGTGGAAAACATCTCTTTCAGCAGTCCAGTCTCTTATGTTGTATATGCCTGATCAAGTGGTAGCTCTCTATCTCTTTATCTGTGTAACAAACCTGTTAGTTTTGGTTACATTGTCGCATATAATTAACTGTATATGTTCTCGTTTATTTCGTTGTAGGTTTTGCCCTTTAGCACCGTCAAGTTCTCTCGACTTATGAAGTTAAGAATATGTCCACATAGATCAGACTGGTTGGAAGCACTCGTACTTTTACTTAAAAATGCTCCAAAACTTACAGAACTTTTGGTCGATTATGTACGTATATATATCAGCCTCTTCTTTTAGCTTCAACGGACTAAAATGTTAGTCATTATTTGCTTAATATAGAACCTTCATTGCTTCTCAGGCATTTACCCCAGAAGGGATCCCACTTTCATGGATCCAACCAAGTTCTATTCCTGGATGCTTGTCGTCACAACTCAAATCTTTTGAGTATATAGAATatggaggaagagaagaagagaaagaattTGTGATGTATATCCTAGCTAACTCTAAGCGTTTAAAGAAGGCAATAATCTCTGTGAAACCCGATCTTGAAGATAAAAATTTGATCATCGAGGAGTTAAGAGATATTCCGAAGGTCTCAACTTTTGTTGAAATGGTAATTGTGTTGGATGATGCTTGAGTAGCCTTTTAAGGAAGCTCAGTTATTCGATCCTCGCTTTCCTCTGTTTAGCGATGGGATGGAAGTATTAAGACTTTTGTCCTTTTTCTTTTAGCCAATTCTGTTTTTTTCGTTCtgaaaaagtttttcttttgtaatccTCATGAGCCACTTcctgatttttgtttgttttagaaagCTATCTTTGTCGTTGCATGTCAACTTCAGAGATCATATCAAAATGAAACACAACTTATGAAAACTGAGAACATATCATACATACTTGATCCTCATCAGCAACAGATCCATCGGTAGACCGTAGACCCAAGTGCAAAGAAAGATGACGCATAGATAACCCTCTGTACAGTCTTCGTCTCCTTCATTGTCTAAACCTAAAGTTAAGATATGGGAAGAAACGCTTTACCGTAACAAATTTGGATGGATCAGGAAGCCAAGGCTCAACAAGAGCCGCGGCGTGGAAAACGATCTCGCAACCGGAGCAAGCTTCCGTTAAAGAACGGTAGTCCGTTACGTCTCCGTAAGCTAGCTCGAAAGCGTCATTTACTGGAGGAAGTGAAGATACGTCGCTTGTGCGGCGGACCAAGGCGCGTACGGAGTGGCAGCGACGGAGGAGGGCGCGGCAGAGTCGTGCGCCTAAGTAACCAGAAGAGCCGGTGACCagtattttcattattttactttattagCTTGTGGgacagacagagagagagattactGTAGATTTTTTGCGtatatatgattttcttttaattagcTGTTACTAATTTCAAAAGACGCTTTTTATCCTTCCTTTCACACAGCTTTTGTTATGGTCGAGTTTAAGACAGGGGGTAAACCAGCCTTTTGCGTTAAACGAATCGTTTTTGCATTAATTACCCAACCACGTTCGCTGTTCGGTAAGACATGGGTAAAACGGTCTTTTACAGAATACTCTTTCACATGTTTTTTTAATCAGCTAGCTATGTACTTAAAGTAAACAAGTTTGTGTTAATGGATTACAGGTGTTGTAACGGCTTGAGTCATACAGAAACAACTACCCAAAAGCGTTTACTATCGTCCCTTGGGTTTCAGGTGTTGTAACGGCTTGAGCAGAACCTATTTGGACAAATAGTAAAGAGACAGCTTTGGTTATTTCATCTTGTGCTTCCATTTTTCAGAATCTTGCTAAGTTGAAGAACCGGACTAAACCAACATGCTAACATCTTTGGCCTATTGTATACgagaatataatatattttttttatatcaaatgtttGTCTGCTGGTTGTGAAAGTGAATCTTTGACTTGTTATCAGGTTGTATGCGACAGAGAGATACAACAGAACATATCTCGATTAAGGGGAGCCTATAACCGGTAAATATGTTACAAAACATCAAAGTGTACTTCTGTAACGTAGAATTGAATGAACAATAGAAACAAAGCTAAAATTGGAGAGGTTTCATCATTCATCATCACACATATCTCTTTTCTAATTATAGACTTTTGAATTGTGTACCTCTCTTTACTTTACCTAAAGACCTTCTTAATCACAAATATCATTAATTCTTCTCTGCTTTCTTCATTTTTCCTCTCTATTTGATTCTTTCTTTAAACGTTTCTCTTGTAAAAGTTTTGCCTTTCTAACTTCCTCCAATGGAGGATTTGAAATTAGCAAAAGCAGTATCTCCTCCTCCAGAAGAACCTAGTGTGACATCAAACAATAGGAAGCAGTCTGAGTTGGAGCAACCCCAAGCAATGCAACAATCTCAAGACAATGAAGATTCAACTGAAAATGGGAAAGTTTACATGGATGATACTTTTTCCCCCTCCAGTTTATCAAGCAGCCAAGCAGAAGAATCACaagactcttcttcttcttctaacaCTACTACTCCTGTGTTTGTTTCTGAGATTGGTCTACCTCCGGTGAAGACCAAGTATAGATCCGAAGGCACAACAAGAAATGGTGTTTCTACAAGACCGCTTTCTTCTCAAAGAAGCCTTGGATCTCCAAGAACACTCGGATCATCATCACCATTAAGCAATGAGACGCCCA
The window above is part of the Raphanus sativus cultivar WK10039 unplaced genomic scaffold, ASM80110v3 Scaffold1800, whole genome shotgun sequence genome. Proteins encoded here:
- the LOC108849945 gene encoding putative FBD-associated F-box protein At1g05080, whose translation is MADAKIEEIVCEDRISALPEDLLVTILLHVPIKDAISTMILSKRWCFIWTSLPKLEYDFFSDNDEDDDDKVVDSDDDDDESKMTSWCFFDKSMELHKAPVLKTLLIKLGLGPGCFSDTDVEKWIAKAVDGRVVVLKFKLSWSNGPTRLPKSLYTCETLKKLTLSHKILLDFPSSSLLPSLEFLELLFVVYKDDASLDSFFSHCPVLYILVVKRNRRNRDDNITNFSVKIPSLGGLFYVSDEIISSLPDEDEVVDTGKCLAIDTPALLDLTIIDHSGDSFSIEDMPCLEFALINVKSFPNIDKWKTSLSAVQSLMLYMPDQVVLPFSTVKFSRLMKLRICPHRSDWLEALVLLLKNAPKLTELLVDYAFTPEGIPLSWIQPSSIPGCLSSQLKSFEYIEYGGREEEKEFVMYILANSKRLKKAIISVKPDLEDKNLIIEELRDIPKVSTFVEMVIVLDDA